In the genome of Longimicrobium sp., the window TCCAGCAGCTTGCTGGGCACCTGCATGGCCGACTGCGGGTGCAGCCGCTGGGGGACCACCACCACGTCCGCGGCCTCCAGCAGCAGGGGCACCTCGTCCAGCCGGTACGGCGGGTGAAAGGCGACGCCGGGGAGCGCCGCCTTCAGCGACCGCAGGAACGGGTCCGCCGGATCGCCGCCCGCCACCACCAGGTCGGCGGGGTGCCGCATTCTCCGCACCGCCTCGGCCGCGTCTTCCACCCCGCTGTACACCCGCGGGGTGCCCATGAACAGCACCACCGGCCGCGCGCCGACGACGCCCAGCCGCGCCCGGGCCCGCTCCCTCCACTCGGGGCGGGGCTGCAGCCGGGCGGTGTCCTTGGCGTGCGGCACCAGCGTTCCCCCGTAGCGGGCCTGCAGCGCCTGCCCCGCAAC includes:
- a CDS encoding glycosyltransferase — its product is VAGQALQARYGGTLVPHAKDTARLQPRPEWRERARARLGVVGARPVVLFMGTPRVYSGVEDAAEAVRRMRHPADLVVAGGDPADPFLRSLKAALPGVAFHPPYRLDEVPLLLEAADVVVVPQRLHPQSAMQVPSKLLDAMAMARPAVGTAVSDIPAMLAGGRGLVVPPADPAALAAALDAVLDAPGAARDMGLRARRWCERHASYDAVRATLRGVIEDAAARRTA